A portion of the Micromonospora vinacea genome contains these proteins:
- a CDS encoding PspC domain-containing protein yields MSRKLVRPREGRMIAGVCAGLGRRFGMSAGMVRLLFLLSLLLPGTQVIVYLILWVLMPNEDRYLASTGH; encoded by the coding sequence ATGAGTCGCAAACTGGTCCGGCCCCGCGAGGGGCGCATGATCGCCGGTGTCTGCGCCGGCCTCGGACGGCGGTTCGGCATGTCGGCCGGAATGGTCCGGCTGCTGTTCCTGCTGTCGCTGCTGCTGCCCGGCACCCAGGTGATCGTCTACCTGATCCTGTGGGTGCTGATGCCGAACGAGGACCGCTACCTGGCCTCCACCGGCCACTGA
- a CDS encoding L-serine ammonia-lyase — MISVFDLFSVGIGPSSSHTVGPMRAARTFVGGLKADGLLTDTARVQAELFGSLGATGHGHGSDRAVLLGLAGESPETVDTDTVGPRVERIRAERRIDILDAHEIDFDPDRDLTLHRRRSLPYHPNGMTFVAYDRAGAVLRSRTYYSVGGGFVVDEAAAGADRIKPDSTVVRYPFLTGAQLLDVTTRTGLSISEVMLANERSWRSEADIRAGLLEIWRVMQECVERGCERDGVLPGGLKVRRRAAELRRGLEAEVGTADPLHAMDWVTLFALAVNEENAAGGRVVTAPTNGAAGIIPAVLHYYTRFVPGADDEGVVRFLLTAGAIGVLFKENASISGAEVGCQGEVGSACSMAAAGLAEALGGTPEQVENAAEIGMEHNLGLTCDPVGGLVQIPCIERNAVASIKAITAARLALRGDGVHKVSLDKVIKTMRETGADMKVKYKETARGGLAVNVIEC, encoded by the coding sequence ATGATCAGTGTTTTCGACCTCTTCAGCGTCGGTATCGGGCCGTCCAGCTCGCACACGGTGGGGCCGATGCGGGCCGCGCGTACGTTCGTCGGTGGGTTGAAGGCCGACGGGCTGCTCACGGACACGGCGCGGGTGCAGGCCGAGTTGTTCGGTTCGCTGGGTGCCACAGGGCATGGCCACGGCAGTGACCGGGCGGTGCTGCTGGGGTTGGCCGGGGAGTCCCCGGAGACGGTCGACACGGACACCGTTGGTCCTCGGGTCGAGCGGATCCGGGCCGAGCGGCGGATCGACATCCTCGACGCGCATGAGATCGACTTCGACCCGGACCGGGACCTGACGCTGCACCGCCGCCGGTCGTTGCCGTACCACCCGAACGGGATGACCTTCGTGGCGTACGACCGGGCCGGTGCCGTGCTGCGCAGCCGCACCTACTACTCCGTCGGTGGCGGGTTCGTGGTGGACGAGGCGGCGGCGGGGGCGGACCGGATCAAGCCGGACAGCACAGTGGTGCGGTACCCCTTCCTGACCGGGGCGCAGCTGCTCGACGTCACCACCCGCACCGGGTTGTCGATCAGCGAGGTGATGTTGGCCAACGAGCGTTCCTGGCGCAGCGAGGCGGACATCCGGGCCGGTCTGCTGGAGATCTGGCGGGTGATGCAGGAGTGCGTGGAGCGCGGCTGCGAGCGGGACGGCGTACTCCCCGGGGGGTTGAAGGTCCGGCGGCGCGCGGCGGAGCTGCGGCGCGGCCTGGAGGCGGAGGTCGGGACGGCCGACCCGCTGCACGCCATGGACTGGGTGACGTTGTTCGCGCTCGCCGTCAACGAGGAGAACGCCGCGGGTGGCCGGGTGGTCACCGCGCCGACGAACGGCGCGGCCGGGATCATTCCGGCGGTGCTGCACTACTACACCCGGTTCGTGCCGGGCGCCGATGACGAGGGCGTGGTGCGGTTCCTGCTGACGGCCGGGGCGATCGGCGTGTTGTTCAAGGAGAACGCCTCGATCTCGGGCGCCGAGGTGGGTTGCCAGGGCGAGGTCGGTTCGGCGTGTTCGATGGCGGCGGCGGGGCTGGCCGAGGCGCTCGGTGGCACCCCGGAGCAGGTGGAGAACGCGGCCGAGATCGGGATGGAGCACAACCTCGGGTTGACGTGTGACCCGGTGGGTGGCCTGGTGCAGATCCCCTGCATCGAGCGGAACGCGGTGGCTAGCATCAAGGCGATCACGGCTGCCCGGTTGGCGCTGCGCGGCGACGGGGTGCACAAGGTGTCGCTGGACAAGGTCATCAAGACCATGCGGGAGACGGGCGCCGACATGAAGGTCAAGTACAAGGAGACGGCGCGTGGCGGTCTGGCCGTCAACGTGATCGAGTGCTGA
- a CDS encoding ABC transporter permease — MTSGVAALWSHRNSLRILVRRDLAVKYQQSVLGYFWSLIEPLGMGAIYWFVFGVLYSRDTGRHLGEAAGSYPLFLITGIFAWMWTSSALSEATNALTGQSRLITTMNVPRQVFPIGRVTGRFAEYAAGLPILIAIAVIYAVHGRIHPGWSLLSLPLAVAVQAVLLTGLALLLSAWNVLMRDVERLMRLIIRVLFYATPIIYPLSLVRESGLPGWLKVVYELNPLVGIFQLHHAIWYPDEFPDARLLATTIVGSVLVLAAGWWSFRRLEPAVLKEL, encoded by the coding sequence GTGACCTCTGGCGTCGCGGCGTTGTGGTCGCACCGCAACTCGCTGCGCATCCTGGTCAGGCGCGATCTTGCGGTCAAGTACCAGCAGTCCGTGCTGGGCTACTTCTGGTCGTTGATCGAGCCGCTCGGCATGGGCGCCATCTACTGGTTCGTCTTCGGGGTGCTCTACTCCCGGGACACCGGTCGGCACCTCGGTGAGGCGGCCGGGTCGTACCCGTTGTTCCTGATCACCGGCATCTTCGCCTGGATGTGGACCAGTTCGGCGCTGAGCGAGGCGACGAACGCGCTGACCGGCCAGTCCCGGCTGATCACCACGATGAACGTGCCGCGTCAGGTCTTTCCGATCGGCCGGGTCACGGGCCGGTTCGCCGAGTACGCGGCCGGCCTTCCGATCCTGATCGCCATCGCGGTGATCTACGCGGTGCACGGTCGGATCCACCCCGGCTGGTCGCTGCTCTCCCTGCCGCTCGCGGTGGCCGTCCAAGCGGTCCTGTTGACCGGGCTCGCCCTGCTGCTGTCCGCGTGGAACGTGCTGATGCGCGACGTGGAACGGTTGATGCGGCTGATCATCCGGGTGCTCTTCTACGCCACGCCGATCATCTATCCGCTGAGCCTGGTCCGGGAGTCAGGGCTGCCCGGCTGGTTGAAGGTGGTGTACGAGCTGAACCCGCTGGTCGGGATCTTCCAGCTGCACCACGCGATCTGGTACCCGGACGAGTTCCCGGACGCCCGGCTGCTCGCCACCACGATCGTCGGAAGTGTGCTGGTGCTGGCCGCCGGTTGGTGGTCGTTCCGCCGGTTGGAGCCAGCCGTGCTCAAGGAGCTCTGA
- a CDS encoding DUF5941 domain-containing protein, with protein MTLAIVLAAGTPAAGLTTANGEPLADRLAAQLRLAGADEVRFAANLDELTDLVATATAPVLITGTDLVAHTAVLRHLATSPVGPTVALVLGDPPVPGRTAVREERGQVVDAGALDALDGAATGVFGGALRVGVDDLPTLAAAARAAASGMLPVAAPIGPAGDVAPLPATGGAGSGGSVAAGGPGSAVDRLFAGLAALGTLIFAQRVRLLVAHRIEDQAGLTAAEAAVTAVDEDRAELRLSVKEKDDFFSTYFVSTWSPYVVQLSARLRLTPTGVTVISVLFALGAAVLFGVGGRPALVGGAVLLYLGFVLDCVDGQLARYTRHFSAWGGWLDTMADRAKEYLVYAGLGFGVSHAGLGNGWALAIAAMTLQTVRHMTDTWYGVLHDEAARRPRTATNASGGIGDRLNAASTRVQADTGSVSYWLKRTVVFPIGERWALIALTVALFNPLVSLIAVLVWGVLAFAYTGALRTLRARWMWVPVLDTVDATLHRDDGPLARWLPVVRPMGPLTLAVIAALGPAVLLVGALLSDAPDGLRWAVPVALLVLLVGGLGAGAAHNGPLDWLVPAALRAAEYLFAIAVGVVGAAPGWLIFGYVFVLTVHHYDLTARLEKRQAAPPLHAATLGWDGRSVLLALAAIAGIAGIGLATLGAYLLVVFVVSVVLAWFVRPARSARASVAPAGAGGAAPR; from the coding sequence GTGACGCTCGCGATCGTGCTCGCCGCCGGGACGCCCGCGGCGGGCCTGACCACTGCGAACGGTGAGCCGCTGGCCGACCGCCTGGCCGCCCAGTTGCGCCTGGCCGGGGCGGACGAGGTGCGCTTCGCCGCCAACCTCGACGAGCTGACCGACCTGGTCGCCACCGCTACCGCCCCCGTGCTGATCACCGGCACCGACCTGGTGGCGCACACCGCCGTACTGCGGCACCTGGCCACCAGCCCGGTGGGCCCCACCGTGGCGCTGGTGCTCGGCGACCCGCCGGTGCCCGGTCGGACCGCCGTGCGGGAAGAGCGCGGCCAGGTGGTCGACGCGGGCGCGTTGGACGCCCTCGACGGGGCCGCCACCGGCGTGTTCGGCGGCGCGCTGCGGGTCGGCGTGGACGACCTGCCGACCCTCGCGGCCGCCGCCCGGGCCGCCGCGTCCGGGATGCTCCCCGTGGCCGCCCCGATCGGCCCGGCCGGCGACGTGGCGCCGCTGCCGGCGACCGGCGGCGCCGGGTCCGGGGGATCGGTCGCGGCCGGTGGCCCCGGGTCCGCCGTGGACCGGCTCTTCGCGGGTCTCGCGGCGCTCGGCACCCTGATCTTCGCCCAGCGGGTACGCCTGCTCGTCGCCCACCGGATCGAGGACCAGGCCGGGCTGACCGCTGCCGAGGCGGCGGTGACCGCTGTCGACGAGGACCGGGCGGAGCTGCGGCTGTCGGTGAAGGAGAAGGACGACTTCTTCTCCACCTACTTCGTCAGCACCTGGTCGCCGTACGTGGTCCAGCTCTCGGCCCGGCTCCGGCTCACCCCGACCGGGGTGACGGTGATCTCGGTGCTCTTCGCGTTGGGCGCGGCGGTGCTGTTCGGGGTCGGTGGGCGGCCCGCGCTGGTCGGTGGCGCGGTGCTGCTCTACCTGGGCTTCGTGCTGGACTGCGTGGACGGGCAGTTGGCCCGTTACACCCGGCACTTCAGCGCCTGGGGTGGCTGGCTGGACACGATGGCGGACCGGGCCAAGGAGTACCTGGTCTACGCCGGGCTGGGCTTCGGGGTGAGCCACGCCGGGCTGGGCAACGGGTGGGCGCTCGCGATCGCCGCGATGACGTTGCAGACCGTCCGGCACATGACCGACACCTGGTACGGGGTGCTGCACGACGAGGCGGCCCGCCGGCCGCGTACGGCGACGAACGCCAGCGGCGGGATCGGTGACCGGCTCAACGCGGCGTCGACCAGGGTGCAGGCGGACACCGGGTCGGTGTCGTACTGGCTGAAGCGGACAGTGGTCTTCCCGATCGGTGAGCGGTGGGCGCTGATCGCGCTGACCGTGGCGCTGTTCAACCCGCTGGTGAGCCTGATCGCCGTGCTGGTCTGGGGGGTGCTGGCGTTCGCGTACACCGGGGCGCTGCGGACGCTGCGGGCCCGCTGGATGTGGGTGCCGGTGCTGGACACCGTCGACGCCACCCTGCACCGCGACGACGGGCCGCTGGCCCGCTGGTTGCCGGTGGTCCGCCCGATGGGGCCGCTGACCCTGGCGGTGATCGCCGCGCTCGGACCGGCGGTGCTGCTGGTCGGGGCGCTGCTGAGTGACGCGCCCGATGGGCTGCGTTGGGCGGTGCCGGTGGCGCTGCTGGTGCTGCTGGTAGGTGGCCTGGGCGCCGGGGCGGCGCACAACGGTCCGCTGGACTGGCTGGTGCCGGCGGCGTTGCGGGCCGCCGAGTACCTGTTCGCCATCGCGGTCGGGGTGGTTGGCGCGGCGCCCGGCTGGCTGATCTTCGGGTACGTCTTCGTGCTGACCGTGCACCACTACGACCTGACGGCCCGGCTGGAGAAGCGACAGGCGGCACCGCCCCTGCACGCGGCGACGCTGGGCTGGGACGGGCGCTCGGTGCTGTTGGCCCTCGCGGCGATCGCCGGTATTGCGGGTATCGGACTGGCTACACTCGGTGCGTACCTTCTCGTGGTTTTCGTGGTGAGCGTCGTCCTGGCCTGGTTCGTGCGACCGGCCCGTAGCGCGCGGGCGTCGGTGGCGCCGGCGGGCGCTGGAGGTGCCGCGCCGCGCTGA
- a CDS encoding bifunctional glycosyltransferase/CDP-glycerol:glycerophosphate glycerophosphotransferase gives MTLISFVVPAFRVQGYLRECLDSILGQPETDIEVIAVDDCSPDASGDIIDEYAARDQRVRSVRLSDNVGLGPARNIGLDRAVGEYVWFLDGDDWLAPECLTEVAERLRVTRPDVLLVDHVRTHWNDTATRSAMAEVFPESPGPDTFRLRDRPQAMHLLHTAWNRLVRREFLADLGLRFAPGWYEDVSFSYPVLMAARRIGVLDRVCVNYRQRRAGAITRTRGDRHFEVFPQWHRVFHLMDSWGPATEALRPAVFERMIWHYLTVLGNGQRIAPELREAFFAQITADYERWLPPGGYPVPDGVEGIKHKLVATGRWRTFSALRAASRAKDAARRQARTARRTVGPVARRGARLTRDGLLREYYRAELRRPVDPTLAVYAAYWYRGYSCNPAAIYEVARRLAPGVRGVWVVRRDRVDSVPAGVEYVVAGTPAYYRVLARARWLVNNVNFPDFVRKRPEQVHLQTHHGTPVKVMGLDQQRYPIGAGRMDFAGLLRRVDRWDYSVSANSFSTQMWDRAYPASYTTLEVGYPRNDRLVTAGPDEVRRLRAEFGLDPDEPVVLYAPTHREHLPGYRPPFDPDRFVQALGGSGRLLMRSHYFHDRDRRPGRPKDWERVRDVSGHQRVEDLYLVADVLVTDYSSAMFDYAVLDRPIVLYTPDWEAYRLARGVYFDVTAEPPGAVASTFADLLDLFRADGVRSDAATKAREHFRARFCTLDDGRAAERVVRQVFLGEPGERSTHC, from the coding sequence ATGACTCTGATCAGCTTCGTGGTGCCGGCCTTCCGGGTGCAGGGTTACCTCCGGGAATGCCTGGATTCCATCCTCGGTCAGCCGGAGACCGACATCGAGGTGATCGCCGTCGACGACTGCTCGCCGGACGCCAGCGGCGACATCATCGACGAGTACGCGGCCCGCGACCAGCGGGTCCGCTCGGTCCGGCTGTCGGATAACGTCGGCCTCGGTCCGGCCCGGAACATCGGGCTGGACCGGGCCGTCGGCGAGTACGTGTGGTTTCTCGACGGCGACGACTGGCTGGCCCCGGAGTGCCTGACCGAGGTCGCCGAGCGGTTGCGGGTCACCCGCCCGGACGTCCTGCTGGTCGACCACGTCCGCACCCACTGGAACGACACCGCCACCCGCAGTGCGATGGCCGAGGTGTTCCCGGAGTCGCCGGGCCCGGACACCTTCCGGTTGCGGGACCGGCCGCAGGCGATGCACCTGCTGCACACCGCGTGGAACCGGCTGGTCCGTCGGGAGTTCCTCGCCGACCTGGGGCTGCGTTTCGCGCCCGGCTGGTACGAGGACGTCTCGTTCAGCTACCCGGTGCTGATGGCCGCGCGGCGGATCGGCGTACTGGATCGGGTCTGCGTGAACTACCGCCAACGCCGCGCCGGCGCGATCACCAGGACCCGGGGTGACCGGCACTTCGAGGTCTTCCCGCAGTGGCACCGGGTGTTCCACCTGATGGATTCGTGGGGGCCGGCGACGGAGGCCCTGCGGCCGGCGGTCTTCGAACGGATGATCTGGCACTACCTGACGGTGCTCGGCAACGGTCAGCGGATCGCGCCGGAGCTGCGGGAGGCGTTCTTCGCGCAGATCACCGCCGACTACGAGCGCTGGCTGCCGCCCGGCGGCTATCCGGTGCCGGACGGGGTCGAGGGGATCAAACACAAGCTGGTCGCGACCGGCCGGTGGCGCACCTTCAGCGCGTTGCGGGCCGCCAGCCGGGCCAAGGACGCCGCCCGCCGGCAGGCCCGCACCGCGCGGCGCACTGTCGGGCCGGTCGCCCGGCGCGGTGCCCGGCTGACCCGCGACGGGCTGCTGCGCGAGTACTACCGGGCCGAGTTGCGGCGGCCGGTCGACCCGACGCTCGCTGTGTACGCCGCGTACTGGTACCGGGGTTACTCCTGCAACCCGGCGGCCATCTACGAGGTAGCCCGCCGGTTGGCGCCGGGGGTGCGCGGGGTGTGGGTGGTGCGCCGGGACCGGGTGGACTCCGTGCCGGCCGGGGTGGAGTACGTGGTGGCCGGCACGCCCGCGTACTACCGGGTGCTGGCCCGCGCCCGATGGCTGGTCAACAACGTCAACTTCCCGGACTTCGTCCGCAAGCGACCGGAACAGGTGCACCTGCAGACCCACCACGGCACCCCGGTCAAGGTGATGGGGCTGGATCAGCAGCGCTACCCGATCGGCGCGGGCCGGATGGACTTCGCCGGGCTGCTGCGCCGGGTGGACCGCTGGGACTACAGCGTCAGCGCCAACAGCTTCTCCACCCAGATGTGGGACCGGGCCTATCCGGCCTCGTACACCACGCTGGAGGTGGGGTATCCGCGCAACGACCGCCTGGTCACGGCCGGTCCGGACGAGGTGCGCCGGCTCCGCGCGGAGTTCGGCCTCGACCCCGACGAGCCTGTCGTCCTGTACGCCCCGACGCACCGCGAGCACCTGCCCGGCTACCGGCCGCCGTTCGACCCGGACCGGTTCGTGCAGGCGCTGGGTGGTTCGGGCCGGTTGCTGATGCGCAGCCACTACTTCCACGACCGGGACCGACGTCCCGGGCGGCCGAAGGACTGGGAGCGGGTTCGCGACGTCAGCGGCCATCAGCGGGTGGAGGATCTCTATCTGGTGGCGGACGTGCTGGTCACCGACTACTCGTCGGCCATGTTCGACTACGCGGTGCTGGACCGGCCGATCGTGCTCTACACCCCGGACTGGGAGGCGTACCGGCTGGCACGGGGGGTCTACTTCGATGTCACCGCCGAACCGCCGGGCGCGGTAGCCTCCACTTTCGCCGATCTGCTCGACCTGTTCCGTGCCGACGGGGTGCGTTCGGACGCGGCGACGAAGGCCCGCGAGCATTTCCGGGCCCGATTCTGCACTTTGGACGACGGGCGGGCGGCGGAGCGCGTGGTGCGTCAGGTGTTCCTCGGGGAGCCGGGCGAGCGCTCCACGCACTGCTGA
- a CDS encoding ABC transporter ATP-binding protein codes for MILVTVVWGSADALGGKTVSTVTLKDVTKVFRDGTLAVDSINLDVNDGEFMVLLGPSGCGKSTVLRMIAGLEDPTTGAVMLDGELANDLPPRDRKIAMVFQDFALYPHMTVGDNIAFPLRLAGIEPEPRGERVSDVASALGIGDVLARKPGQLSGGQRQRVAMGRAIVRRPGLFLMDEPLSNLDSGLRAELRAEISGLTRELGVTTVYVTHDQAEALTMADRVAIMRRGVLQDVGTPTQVYGRPATLYVAAFLGSPRMNLLEASVYVHLDRYVTLNLGDQSLYLPWNDIRSRAVAHYHGERIVVGMRAEALTPVAPDSPGDVLRGRIRYLEHHGHESLAFLDIGATAVVVDEMGAPLESPPVGQRGLRRFGSVMQRLTGKPVEPQEAPSGGGTQTSVLPDPGRHHRRPAELAVRLAPYPAVSAGHPLAVSVRMDALHFFDERGARIDVGWR; via the coding sequence ATGATCCTGGTCACAGTCGTCTGGGGTTCGGCCGACGCGCTGGGGGGGAAGACGGTGAGCACCGTCACGCTCAAGGATGTGACCAAGGTTTTCCGGGACGGCACGCTGGCCGTCGACAGCATCAACCTGGATGTGAACGACGGCGAGTTCATGGTGCTGCTTGGGCCGTCCGGGTGCGGCAAGTCGACGGTTCTGCGCATGATCGCCGGGTTGGAGGACCCGACCACCGGTGCGGTCATGCTCGACGGGGAGTTGGCGAACGACCTCCCCCCGCGGGACCGCAAGATCGCCATGGTCTTCCAGGACTTCGCGCTCTACCCGCACATGACTGTTGGCGACAACATCGCGTTTCCACTGCGGCTGGCCGGGATCGAGCCCGAGCCGCGGGGCGAACGGGTCAGTGACGTGGCGAGCGCGCTGGGCATCGGTGACGTGCTGGCCCGCAAGCCAGGTCAGCTCTCCGGCGGGCAACGACAGCGGGTGGCGATGGGCCGGGCGATCGTCCGCCGGCCCGGCCTGTTCCTGATGGATGAGCCGCTGTCCAACCTGGACAGCGGCCTGCGGGCCGAGTTGCGCGCGGAGATCTCGGGCCTGACCCGGGAACTGGGCGTCACCACCGTCTACGTCACGCACGACCAGGCCGAGGCGCTCACCATGGCCGACCGGGTGGCCATCATGCGCCGCGGCGTGCTCCAGGACGTGGGCACCCCGACCCAGGTGTACGGCCGGCCGGCGACGCTCTACGTGGCGGCGTTCCTGGGCAGCCCACGGATGAATCTGCTGGAGGCGTCTGTCTACGTCCACCTCGACCGGTACGTCACGCTCAACCTCGGCGACCAGTCGCTCTACCTGCCCTGGAACGACATCCGCAGTCGTGCGGTGGCGCATTACCACGGTGAGCGGATCGTGGTCGGCATGCGGGCCGAGGCGCTCACCCCGGTCGCCCCGGACAGCCCCGGCGACGTGCTGCGCGGGCGGATCCGCTACCTGGAGCACCACGGGCACGAGTCGTTGGCGTTCCTCGACATCGGCGCGACAGCGGTCGTGGTCGACGAGATGGGCGCGCCACTCGAATCGCCACCGGTCGGTCAGCGCGGCCTGCGTCGGTTCGGCTCGGTGATGCAGCGCCTCACCGGCAAGCCGGTGGAGCCGCAGGAGGCTCCGAGTGGCGGCGGCACCCAGACCAGCGTGCTTCCCGATCCGGGCCGGCACCACCGCCGCCCGGCGGAGCTGGCGGTGCGGCTGGCGCCGTACCCGGCTGTCAGCGCCGGTCACCCGCTCGCCGTCTCGGTCCGGATGGACGCGCTGCACTTCTTCGACGAGCGGGGCGCCCGGATCGACGTGGGTTGGCGCTGA
- a CDS encoding DUF4442 domain-containing protein — MTIDSRQVAAGMLEAVPFARTLGIEFVEVAPEAEGGVRAVVRLPDSPAAHNHIGGPHAGAMFTLGETASGAVVLAAFGQLLDRAVPLAVRAEIAYRKLAMGPVLATARLGRPAVEVVEELAAGRRPEFPVTVQIATEDGKPTSEMTVIWTLRPN; from the coding sequence ATGACTATCGACTCCCGCCAGGTGGCGGCCGGCATGCTGGAAGCGGTGCCGTTCGCTCGTACGCTCGGCATCGAGTTCGTCGAGGTGGCGCCCGAGGCGGAGGGCGGCGTGCGGGCCGTCGTCCGGCTGCCCGACTCGCCGGCCGCCCACAACCACATCGGCGGGCCGCACGCCGGCGCCATGTTCACCCTCGGCGAGACGGCCTCCGGCGCGGTCGTGCTGGCAGCCTTCGGGCAGCTGCTCGACCGGGCCGTGCCGTTGGCCGTCCGAGCCGAGATCGCCTACCGGAAACTCGCCATGGGCCCGGTGCTGGCCACCGCGCGACTCGGTCGGCCAGCGGTCGAGGTGGTCGAGGAGCTGGCGGCCGGTCGACGCCCGGAATTCCCCGTCACGGTTCAGATCGCCACCGAGGACGGTAAGCCGACCTCGGAAATGACAGTGATCTGGACGCTGCGACCGAACTGA
- a CDS encoding beta-phosphoglucomutase family hydrolase — translation MLGLPAHVTACLFDLDGVLTQTARVHNAAWKQTFDEFLRQRATLSGEPFQPFDPGPDYNRYVDGRPRADGVRSFLASRGIVLPEGSPDDPPEAETVNGLGNRKNVLLLHRLRTAGVEVYPGSVRYLKAATAAGLRRAVVTASANGGEVVRAAGIEPLLEARVDGLVARAQGLRGKPHPDTFLAGARLLGVDPTQAAVFEDALSGVAAGRAGGFGYVVGVDRVGQADELKAHGADVVVTDLADLLDAADPPAPTRAATDPLAAERGSG, via the coding sequence GTGCTGGGCCTACCTGCTCACGTGACCGCCTGTCTCTTCGATCTGGACGGTGTGCTGACGCAGACCGCCCGCGTACACAACGCCGCCTGGAAGCAGACGTTCGACGAGTTCCTCCGCCAGCGCGCCACGCTCTCCGGTGAACCGTTCCAACCGTTCGATCCAGGCCCGGACTACAACCGCTACGTCGACGGCCGACCCCGGGCCGACGGTGTCCGGTCGTTCCTCGCCTCCCGGGGGATCGTGCTGCCCGAAGGCAGCCCGGACGACCCGCCGGAGGCCGAAACCGTCAACGGGCTGGGCAACCGCAAGAACGTCCTGCTGCTGCACCGTCTGCGCACCGCCGGCGTGGAGGTCTACCCCGGTTCGGTGCGGTATCTGAAGGCGGCGACCGCCGCCGGGCTCCGTCGAGCCGTGGTCACCGCCAGCGCGAACGGGGGCGAGGTGGTCAGAGCCGCCGGGATCGAGCCGCTGCTGGAGGCCCGGGTGGACGGGCTGGTCGCCCGTGCGCAGGGGCTGCGTGGCAAACCACACCCCGACACCTTCCTCGCCGGAGCCAGGCTGCTCGGCGTCGACCCGACACAGGCCGCCGTCTTCGAGGACGCGCTCTCCGGGGTGGCCGCCGGCCGCGCCGGTGGCTTCGGCTACGTGGTCGGCGTCGACCGGGTCGGACAGGCCGACGAGTTGAAGGCTCACGGGGCCGACGTCGTGGTGACGGACCTCGCCGACCTGCTCGACGCCGCCGACCCGCCGGCGCCGACCCGCGCCGCGACCGACCCGCTGGCCGCCGAACGAGGCTCCGGATGA